A region of the Epinephelus fuscoguttatus linkage group LG13, E.fuscoguttatus.final_Chr_v1 genome:
tgtttgtgtttcctcCAGCGGATGAGTCAGTTCTGGTACACTGACGAGACAGCGACTAAGTTAGCCGAGGAAGCCATACGTGAAGCTGGAGAGGGAGGCAGGTAaaaccacacacgcacacacatacacacacacacacacacacacacacacacacacacacacacctactaCTATATAAATCACTCTTTGGTTGAACTCATCGTAGCTCGTCGACATGTTGATTGAACTGACtgcttcattttaaagccgGGGTAGAGAGAAATCTGGAACCTGAAAAcacatcctcctcctgcagcaacTATTGGCAGCATTttgtctccatctctgaaacactttgctgttTTCACACGTGGTTTATTGTCACACTCTCTGTTTGTTAAGTCCATCAAACTTTTTGGTTGCTCTGCAGTGTATGCAGATGTTGCCATTGCTGGAATAGCAGCTTCCCCTGCAGGACTCTCTGCCTTTGAATCAGGCTTTtcaagtctagttttctctcagtccacttgaaaTCCAATATTCTCAAAGTTTAATTTggggatttttgcccagtgatgcAGAAATagaactgcctaccccagctttaatgtgTCATAAGCTCCCAATAAAAGAtgaacacacttttttttaacctttattttgtacattttcaatTTAACAAACAGAAGTGTGAAAAAGACACAAGGGACAGAATGAGGTGAGCAAACACCAGAGACAGATACGTTAGGACAGTGGTGTCAGAAATATTTAACTAGCAAGTAGAAAGTACCAGTACCACACTGTCAAAATACATTGATTGATTTGTGCCCTGCTCACATGGGCTTACAAGACACTAAACTATATCAGTACGACAAGTAGCATAAAATCGGAATACTCAAGTAAACTACAAGGACCTCAAATTTGTGTTTAAGtacaatacttgagtaaatatacttaatATACTAGTTACATTTCACCACTGACTACAATTAAACCTGCAAAATGGCAGCTGTAGAAGGACGTCCTCAGTTTGTTTGACCACAGAGCAACAAACCCCAAATTTAAGCCTGATCTCTAATATATGTCTTAACGTGTCCTTTCGCTGCAGGATAGCGTGTGTGAGCGCGCCCAGTGTGTACCAGAAGTTGAAGCAGGGCGTGGTGGCTGGCTCTGATCGGATATCCGCTGTCGTGTTGGAGTATGACCGCCGCTTTGCCTCCTATGGCGATGACTTCATCTTCTACGACTACAATGAGCCGCTGGCTCTTCCGGGCAGCGTGGCTCCTCAGAGCTTCGACATCGTCATCGCTGACCCGCCGTACCTGTCCAAGGAGTGTCTGAGTGAAGTGGCCAAAACCATCAAGTACCTGAGCAAAGGCAAAGTGCTGCTGTGTACAGGTGAGAGGAGGCGGGGGGCTCGGACGTCTGATGCCAGTTTGTTAGTCTTATGTATTATGAAAGTCACAGAGAGAAGCACCTGTTTTTCTTAAAGATAATTATCTTCAAAATACAACTAGTTATTCAACATTTACTGCAGTTAAGAAGCTCTTCTAAACATTTGGATTAAAAGCATTTCATCGATTGTGAGATAAAAGGTTTTTAACTTTCTGCAAAGTCTGTTTCCTACTGAGCCCAACATGAACCAAATTTGAGGTTGTATTTATGAAAGATTTCCACTAAATTTTAGTGGAGGAATTGAGCTGCAACAACAACTCACTTAATGTCCTTTGAAGcagctttttacttctgattTTGTTTCTGGTCTGTTGTGTTTCACAGGAGCCGTCATGCAGGATTTTGCCAAAGACCTCCTGGATGTGAGAGTGTGCAGCTTCCtaccaaaacacaacaaaaacttgTCCAACGAGTTTCGCTGTTATGTCAACTATCATTCTCACCTGCTGTCCTGAACCTCTGTCTCATCAACACTGACTGTTCAGAGCAGAAAGAACCAGATGGAGGGAGGACATCATACAGACATTTTACGGCACAGTGCTTTTAGTACTGTGCTGCTGAACTGTTGAGGAATGAATGGATGCGTTACGACCTGCAGTGAAAGTGGACATTTTGTTAAATTAAAAGTGAACTCGGGCTTGTTGATGGGTTTTTACAAAAATGATTGTAAACCGATGGAATTTATTAACGTTGATTTTGGTGAACAGCTTCAGCTGGTAATTGGgcaaaaaacaccaaacatgAAGTGGTGTCAGTTTTTTGTTTCGCTGCTTTACTGTTTTgcatcattttaaattaaatatctttgtgttttggactgTTAATCTCTGACTCTATGCAATTGTGATGGAACTGTCACCAtctattaattattttaaatcaatCAATGAAAGGGGAATACGATATACAATGACTAATGTGTCACAGCTGTGGATTTTTACAGCAACCAAATACTGCATCACATTTATCTTTCAagtttactatgacttttattgaatggcatttttatgtcataaaatttttcatttttaagtcatagtatagcatgcggtccaaaaccatgaaaaaaagtcatagtatagcatgtggtccaaaaccatgaaaaaaagtcatagtatagcatgtcgtccaaaatcatgaaaaaagtcatagtatagtatgttgtccaaaatcatgaaaagaagtcatagtatagtatgttgttgaaaatcatggaaaaaaagttatagtatagtatgtcgtccaaaatcatgaaaaaagtcatagtatagcatgtcgtccaaaatcatgaaaaaagtcatagtatagtatgtcgtccaaaatcatgaaaaaagtcacagtatagtatgtcgtccaaaatcatgaaaaaaagtcatagtatagcatgtcgtccaaaatcatgaaaaaaagtcatagtatagcatgtcgtccaaaatcatgaaaaaaagtcatagtatagtatgttgtccaaaatcatgaaaaaagtcatagtatagtatgtcgtccaaaatcatgaaaaaaagtcatagtatagcatgtcgtccaaaatcatgaaaaaaagtcatagtatagtatgtcgtccaaaatcatgaaaaaagtcacagtatagtatgtcgtccaaaatcatgaaaaaaagtcatagtatagtatgtcgtccaaaatcatgaaaaaaagtcacagtatagtatgttgtccaaaatcatgaaaaaagtcatagtatagtatgttgtccaaaatcatgaaaaaaagtcacagtatagtatgttgtccaaaatcatgaaaaaagtcatagtatagcatgtcgtccaaaatcatgaaaaaaagtcatagtatagtatgtcgtccaaaatcatgaaaagaagtcatagtatagtatgttgttgaaaatcatggaaaaaaagtcatagtatagcatgtcgtccaaaatcatgaaaaaagtcatagtatagcatgtcgtccaaaaccatgaaaaaagtcacagtatagtatgtcgtccaaaatcatgaaaaaagtcacagtatagtatgttgtccaaaatcatgaaaaaaagtcatagtatagtatgttgttgaaaatcatggaaaaaaagtcactgtatagtatgtcgtccaaaatcatgaaaaaagtcacagtatagtatgttgtccaaaatcatgaaaaaaagtcacagtatagtatgtcgtccaaaatcatgaaaaaagtcacagtatagtatgttgtccaaaaccatgaaaaaagtcatagtatagcatgtcgtccaaaaccatgaaaaaagtcatagtatagcatgtcgtccaaaatcatgaaaaaaagtcacagtatagtatgtcgtccaaaatcatgaaaaaagtcacagtatagtatgttgtccaaaatcatgaaaaaagtcacagtatagtatgttgtccaaaatcatgaaaaaagtcatagcatgtcgtccaaaatcatgaaaaaagtcacagtatagcatgtcgtccaaaatcatgaaaaaagtcacagtatagcatgtcgtccaaaatcatgaaaaaaagtcatagtatagcatgtcgtccaaaatcatgaaaaaaagtcacagtatagtatgttgtccaaaatcatgaaaaaaagtcatagtatagtatgtcgtccaaaatcatgaaaaaaagtcacagtatagtatgttgtccaaaatcatgaaaaaaagtcacagtatagtatgttgtccaaaatcatgaaaaaaagtcatagtatagtatgttgttgaaaatcatggaaaaaaagtcatagtatagcatgtcgtccaaaatcatgaaaaaagtcatagtatagtatgtggtccaaaaccatgaaaaaagtcacagtatagtatgttgtccaaaatcatgaaaaaaagtcacagtatagtatgttgtccaaaatcatgaaaaaaagtcatagtatagtatgttgttgaaaatcatggaaaaaaagtcactgtatagtatgtcgtccaaaatcatgaaaaaagtcacagtatagtatgttgtccaaaatcatgaaaaaaagtcatagtatagtatgttgtccaaaatcatgaaaaaaagtcacagtatagtatgtcgtccaaaatcatgaaaaaagtcacagtatagtatgttgtccaaaatcatgaaaaaagtcatagtatagcattaagtcaaaaaccattaaaaaaataaaagtatagaatgtcgtccaaaatcatgaaaaaagtcacagtatagtatgttgtccaaaatcatgaaaaaagtcacagtatagtatgttgtccaaaatcatgaaaaaagtcacagtatagtatgttgtccaaaatcatgaaaaaaagtcatagtatagtatgttgttgaaaatcatggaaaaaaagtcactgtATAGTATTTAgtcaaaaatcatcaaaaaaacgtcacagtatagcatgttgtccaaaatcatgaaaaaaacgtcatagtatagtatgtcgtccaaaatcatgaaaaaaaagtcacagtatagcatgtcatccaaaatcatgaaaaaaacgtcatagtatggtatgttgtccaaaatcatgaaaaaaacgtcatagtatggtatgttgtccaaaatcatgaaaaaaacgtcatagtatggtatgttgtccaaaatcatgaaaaaaagtcatagtatagcatgtcgtccaaaatcatgaaaaaagtcacagtatagcatgtcgtccaaaatcatgaaaaaagtcacagtatagcatgtcgtccaaaatcatgaaaaaaagtcatagtatagcatgtcgtccaaaatcatgaaaaaaagtcatagtatagtatgttgtccaaaatcatgaaaaaaagtcacagtatagtatgttgtccaaaatcatgaaaaaagtcatagtatagtatgttgttcaaaatcatgaaaaaagtcacagtatagcatgtcgcccaaaatcatgaaaaagtcatagatatatgtgtccaaaatcatgaaaaaaagtcatagtatagcatgtcgtccaaaatcatgaaaaaaagtcatagtatagcatgtcgtccaaaatcatgaaaaaagtcatagtatagtatgttgttcaaaatcatgaaaaaagtcatagtatagcatgtcgtccaaaatcatgaaaaaaagtcatagtatagcatgtcgtccaaaatcatgaaaaaaagtcacagtatagcatgtcgtccaaaatcatgaaaaaaagtcatagtatagtatgttgtccaaaatcatgaaaaaaagtcacagtatagtatgttgtccaaaatcatgaaaaaaagtcatagtatagtatgttgttgaaaatcatggaaaaaaagtcatagtatagcatgtcgtccaaaatcatgaaaaaaagtcatagtatagcatgtcgtccaaaatcatgaaaaaaagtcatagtatagcatgtcgtccaaaatcatgaaaaaagtcatagtatagtatgttgttcaaaatcatgaaaaaagtcatagtatagtatgttgttcaaaatcatgaaaaaagtcatagtatagtatgttgttgaaaatcatggaaaaaaagtcatagtatagcatgtcgtccaaaatcatgaaaaaaagtcatagtatagcatgtcgtccaaaatcatgaaaaaaagtcatagtatagcatgtcgtccaaaatcatgaaaaaagtcatagtatagtatgttgttcaaaatcatgaaaaaagtcatagtatagcatgtcgtccaaaatcatgaaaaaaagtcatagtatagcatgtcgtccaaaatcatgaaaaaaagtcacagtatagcatgtcgtccaaaatcatgaaaaaaagtcatagtatagtatgttgtccaaaatcatgaaaaaaagtcacagtatagtatgttgtccaaaatcatgaaaaaaagtcatagtatagtatgttgttgaaaatcatggaaaaaaagtcactgtatagtatgtcgtccaaaatcatgaaaaaagtcacagtatagtatgttgtccaaaatcatgaaaaaagtcacagtatagtatgttgtccaaaatcatgaaaaaagtcacagtatagtatgttgtccaaaatcatgaaaaaagtcatagcatgtcgtccaaaatcatgaaaaaagtcacagtatagcatgtcatccaaaatcatgaaaaaagtcacagtatagcatgtcgtccaaaatcatgaaaaaaagccatagtatagcatgtcgtccaaaatcatgaaaaaagtcacagtatagcatgtcgtccaaaatcatgaaaaaaagtcatagtatagcatgtcgtccaaaatcatgaaaaaaagtcatagtatagcatgtcgtccaaaatcatgaaaaaagtcatagtatagtatgttgttcaaaatcatgaaaaaagtcacagtatagcatgtcgtccaaaatcatgaaaaaaagtcatagtatagcatgtcgtccaaaatcatgaaaaaaagtcacagtatagcatgtcgtccaaaatcatgaaaaaaagccatagtatagcatgtcgtccaaaatcatgaaaaaagtcatagtatagcatgtcgtccaaaatcatgaaaaaaagtcacagtatagtatgttgtccaaaatcatgaaaaaagtcatagtatagtatgttgtccaaaatcatgaaaaaagtcatagtatagcatgtcgtccaaaatcatgaaaaaagtcatagtatagcatgtcgtccaaaatcatgaaaaaaagtcacagtatagtatgtcgtccaaaatcatgaaaaaagtcatagtatagtatgtcgtccaaaatcatgaaaaaaagtcacagtatagtatgtcgtccaaaatcatgaaaaaagtcatagtatagcatgtaatacactttcattaaaaaaaatagaattgcaTGCCTGCATCTGTAAAACATTCTGTATCATGACATTTTCTATGACTGCTCTGACGTCCTATACTGGACTTAAAATGCATAGAGAGGTCTTAAAAAGGGTCTCAAAGGTAATAAATGTTCttcaggattcctgcatataccTTGGTTTTTTATACTTTTCATTTGAGTCCTCCTCAGAGGAGACAGAAAACCATCAACTGTCATATGAAATTAATCTAACAAGAAAGAAttaggaaaaataaataaaaaggaagaGATCATAGTTTAGTTGTCATAGAAATGTTTATTTACTTACCCCCATTAATCTACAAAGGCtacttttttttgtataattGATGACAAATTGTTATTACAGTGTGTCACGATATCCAGTTGTCAAAAGTACTTGCAGTTGCATTTTacagcagcaggtggcagcatTGATCTGGTCTGCATTTTATTCCATTGGTCAAATGTTTGCTTTCATTATGAAAGAGTTTGTCCACCCACATTACAAATATACAGGTCCTAATTTATTTCTGCTTGTATCTATCCATGCAGATAGTTGTGGTTTCAGTTGTCCAATTTGAGATGATTTATGCTTCCATTTCTCAAaaccagagcaaataaaacccAAATTATGTGCACAACAAGATACAAGAGATAAGTGAAATATGTCATCTGCACTTTGTCTGCGAAGATTCTCAGATTACCAGaacatggtaatcttaagtgctacaTCTttggcaactggacttgcttgagtttcttggaGACGTTTTgcttctcatccaagaagcttcttcagttctaacggaCTGGTGCAGACTTGCAGGCTTTAACCTCTGTGTGGGTGCgaacccttacagagttgtTGAGGTCACACGTGAGTCAAGTGAAACTTTGGTGAAACGAAACAACCACTCCAGAAGCACATGGCACAACACAGGAGAGCCAGTTCATCaggtcaagactcagctgtccatTTACATCTTAAGAAGAAGGGACACTGCTTCGAGGACAGCAATGTGCGCATCTTGGCCAGAGAAGAAacatggtttgaaagaggtggGAAAAGCCATCAGCAactaaaatgatctctcatttctttagtttgtgaacaacaacagtaacccaaagtgagattcagattctgttacaatattagtagctcaacaaaataaaatctaccacaaattacacatttaaacagctcccaaatacaaaaactgtcccctgggatctatataaataaatcaagAGGTGATTGACtgagatgtgtttttttccacctggaccttcatgctctgccatttctcctcaaatcatcacgctgtaacctgtgacaggctgttatgataccacaactatcataCATTCACATATGTGGAGTTTTTGTCgagagagatgctgtgctgccgccagaggagctgctgaatgagttccctctgagcggtaagtcactaaaagagtctgagaagtccggggctgttcataaaacattcaggacgccacagtttatttgctcctctttttggaaccaccgcagagtctgtaataatttcactttcagccatgcttgttgttgccgtgggtaacagtatgacgtcaatatatCAACAACCTGAAATATGGCGAGGATCACAATATGAACGAGATCGTGAACGAGATGATGGGGCACACCCCTGCTTAACATCCATTCTCACCTGGACCCTAACCCTACTGACACACAagatggccaggtgggtcaacaacTCACGTGACCTCAAAGACTCcatcagaactgaagaagcttcttggatgagagatgAAACGTCTTCAGGAAACTCAAGCAAGAACAGTTGAGCCTACGATACAGCACATATGATCCTCTGCACTTTGGACTGAACCAACCCTTCAAACATCATAATGTACTTCAGAGTTTTATCTAGTCTTCTCTGGATTTGTCACCTCTTCTCTGCCGATACAATAACTCTAGATTTTGTATCATTATACACCATAAGTCAAGACATCAAGTTCAGGCCCAAAGGGCATCAAAACCAGGCCAAGAATGAAGACAAAAAATTTGAAGAgcaaaaacagacaacaaactGTCCTCCTTTGATTCCAGGAAATAAATTCCCCAAGAGATGACCAGAGATGTAGATCAGGAGCCAAAGCCTTTGTCACCCAAATATCCAGGGCATGCTTGTTTAGGGACTGTTACAGGGGCTTCTACCACACAGGTATGATCCCCTCAGGTTTTTCAAGtgtcagtggaaaaaacaaacgTGGATCAGGTTTAGAAGAACTTCTCTGGAGCCCCACATCACTGCTTCCTTCATACTCTCTTCCTTGATTTCACCAGCCGTCTGGCTTTGGGCTCCACTCTCTCCAGACTCTGGTTGCTGTTCTGGCcgtccctctccttctccagcAGAGGCACACAGGTGCATCCCACAGCGATGGAGACGTACACCTCGGTGTAGGAGAAGCGGCCGCCGGCGCAGGAGCCTGCTCTCTTCAGGATGACAGAGGGAGCGTAGACCGGGGTGCTGCGGTACTGGTTGCTCTCCGCACCGTATTGGCCGATGAGGCAGCCTTTACACAGGCAGTACGCCTCAGGGATGTAGCGAGGGTACCTGGAGGGGTCGTAGGAGATCCTGAAAGAATGAAATCATCAGAATCAGTTTCTGAGCACATGAACATGAAATATTTCTGCAGACTTTCTGCAAGAAAATATGACCGTGTTGGTAGATTTTCATCCTGAGttgtttttcttaaattaaGATAATTAGATGACTGACATTAATTTGgccctttttttctgctgctgcacaaaGTCAATCTTCTCTTTTGGATCTGAAGCGTGATTAATGAGGAGGACTTGAGGCCAGGAGAGGGAAAATGAAGGCCACACACACTTTTTCCCTGTATGTTAAAATCATTTATTTCTAGTGCACTTCATATTTTGAATATAATAAGGAAATCAAAAATAGCTCCTGTAGCTATAATGTGCTTGTTTTAAAGAGCAAAACATAATTTGGCGAAACTTACAGCCACATTTAACATAATTTcttttaaaacataatttttgaAACAAACTCTCAGTTTTCCAGGCACAGCTGTGGGTTTAGGACaatttatattcaaaaggtcgGTCATTCATAAAACTGAATCTGACTATGCAAAGAAGCTGAAACTTCTACACAGCTTTGAGTTAAGACTCAGCACCTGGCAAGTGATTGTGCAAGaaggtgaagaagaagaggaaggtgaagaggaagacaaaaaatggaagaagaagaagaagaagaggaaggtgaAGAATAAGACAAAaagggaagaagaagatggtgaagaggaagacaaaaaagtggaagaagaagagggtgaagacaaagaagatgaagaagacaaaaagaagaagatggtgaaggaggaggaggagaaggtgaaGAAGACAAAATGAAGAAGATGGTGAAGGAGGAGAAGGtgaagaggaagacaaaaaagtggaagaagaagaggaaggtgaAGAATAAGACAAAAAGGGAGGAAGAAGTGGATGAAGacaaagaagatgaagaagacaaaaagaagaagatggtgaaggaggaggaggagaaggtgaagaggaagacaaaaaagTGGAAGTAGAAGAGGAAGGTGAAGAATAAGACAAAaagggaagaagaagatggtgaagaggaagacaaaaaaagtggaagaagaagagggtgaagacaaagaagatgaagacaaaaagaagaagacagtgaacgaggaggagaaggtgaagaagaagaagacaaaaaagtggaagaagaaggtgaagaggaagacaaaaaatggaagaaggtgaagaagaagagggtgaagacaaagaagaggaagaagacaaaaagaagaagaagatggtgAACAAGAAGAaggtgaagaagaaaaagaagaaggtgaagaggaagacaaaaaagtggaaaaaagaagaagaagaagaagaagaagaagaagaagagatacAAACTGGCAAACATTAGAGCCCCCTCCtcatattattataataaataaataaataataaacacattatTTCCTGTATCCACACCTGAGCAAGTTATGGACACATTTTCATGACAATCTCATGATTAAAGTTTTGTTGAATGTTTGGAATATTaataacaacataaaatacaaatcAATTTGCAGCACTGTTTTTCAACACTGATCTTGTTTCTTCTGTTTGAATGTAAAAAGTTTTCAATGCAAATTCAATAAAGAACAGATCACAGCGCAAATGTTGCACCTGCGCTCACCTGTAGGCCCAGGGGGAGATGCTGAGCAGGTTGACCGGGAGGCGGGTCTTGGTGTCGGTCGGGGACCGAGCGGCGGTCGGGCACGTCAGGTTGAGTTTGTCCTGCGGCTCCAGCTGCAGCGCGTGGTGGAAGGCGCTCATCACTCCCACCGAGAGCCGCCCGAACATCTGCTCCAGGATCTCCTCCGGCAGGTCCAGGCACGGCCGGGTCCTGGTGGCCTTCTTCCGCACCCGGGCCGCTCCGGCCGACCCGCCGAGCAGCACCACCACAGCCAggtgcagcaacagcagcaggacGCGGATCCGCTGCGGCATCACTGCGCGCTCCTCGGTGCGGTGCTGTGCCAAAATGCGTATCACTGCGCGCAGTGCTGTCACCTTCACTGCCTTCCTTAAAAGATCACACGCAAATTATGAAGTGACCTCCAGTAATGACGCCAGCAGGTTCCTCTGTTATAATCCAGTGTAATGTTGGAGAGTGAGCGGCAGGCGAACAGTCCACAGTTCTGGCTTGGAGACCGAGGCACAGGCGCGCCGCCAGGGAAACTGCGGAAACATTTTGGCACTCCACATCCACAGTGTCGCCAGAAGTAATAATTTCCTCACAATTATAAATAATCACCGAGCTGGAAGCTTCACACCTGCTGTTGCTGAATTTCGTTTGAAATGCTACTGAGATCGTTTCCCTGTTGCTTCTCTGAACCGACGTGTGCGTAAAATCCGATGGAGGCGTTTGTACGCGCACCAACAGCGTGATCCACCATTCAGGACAGGTCTACTCACACTGAAGCACCGACTGATAAAGCACCGTCATCTGGTGATACACGAGGCCAGCAGCTCCTGACTGGAGTGGGAAGTCCTGAGTGTTGGCTGTGCGCGCGCTGCTGCTGGATCCTGGCTGCGCACCAGAGTCTGCTTCACTGAAACATAAACTGGATCCATTCTGTCTGCTCCGCTTTCACAAAGAAACTGGAACTACAAGGTCAAACCGCAAATTCATACAAATCATTCTTAAATGCTGAGGCCACGGTCCTTCCTGTCACTCAGTCTGGTGTGTACTGAAGTCATTAAGATTTATGTGAGGCACATAAAAAGCCAGTTAAAGCTCATTCGGTGCAGTTTGACCTCCACTAAATCTGCTGCCACGTCGGGGAAAACTTAACATTAATAACTCAGATTGTGCTCTCCACACAAAGGTACTCACCCCCTCTTGACGTTTTTCCTGTTTTGCTGCATTACAGCCTGAAATTTATATGAATTTTAATTCGGATTTAAGGTAATGAGCCACATAGAACAGTCAAAACTGGTGAAGTGAAATGGAAAAAGGCTGTTTAAAAGATTTAAAAGCTAACAAACTAGTGTATATGTACGTACCTTTTACTATGAAGATCCTCAGAAGTCACATCATTAGTTAAATCAAGTCCACCTCTGTGAGTCTGCAGCACCACTAAGCTTGTGGTGTTCAACCTGAGGTCTGGGGACCCCAGAggtccttgagggagttccaGGGGTCCCCAGAAAACGGGGACTAGTTTCTTTACATGATTTAATTCACTATAGAAGTGACCCTAGTGTGAGTAAGTAAGGGGGCTTTTCAATATCGGTGGGCTGTTTCGGGGTTACTGGGGCctgaaatgcctgatttcacagcagcttcTCTAAAAAATGTGCTGCATGTTgccatgtttttaaaatcattatttgcaATGAAATTGTGAGGGAAAGTGAAACCACAGGGTTCGACAACCCTTACTAATAAAAGAGCCATTTTGGGCCATAAAagggagaaaagaaaatcatacCACATCATACCACAAAGCAAGCGGCTCCATAAAGACCAAAGAGCTCTCCAAACAGGTCAGGGACAAGGTCCTGGAGAAGAGCAGTCCAGAGGTCTCATCTATAAACAATGTGTTCgcacaaggcctgaaagagtaCAGAGAGTAcaccacttcccacgcaaaagttatgatctataaaaacagacttgatgggagaaactttgacttTGGCTTACGAACATtctggagacaggaaattggcgacTCAGACAGTGAGGttgaagcctgattgtagaaaaatgtcaaatattttttggcgcacaccattttgtcttttgtccGTGCGTATATTTTTAGTATGAATCTTACACAAtgatttataaatgagacccctgggcTGGGTTCTAAAAACACATATCAAACTTTGAACATCCCATT
Encoded here:
- the eef1akmt1 gene encoding EEF1A lysine methyltransferase 1; protein product: MSDSDDDVPTLSAHTLAALQEFYNETRDTTPSDQFAVGAVEEDWRMSQFWYTDETATKLAEEAIREAGEGGRIACVSAPSVYQKLKQGVVAGSDRISAVVLEYDRRFASYGDDFIFYDYNEPLALPGSVAPQSFDIVIADPPYLSKECLSEVAKTIKYLSKGKVLLCTGAVMQDFAKDLLDVRVCSFLPKHNKNLSNEFRCYVNYHSHLLS
- the il17d gene encoding interleukin-17D encodes the protein MPQRIRVLLLLLHLAVVVLLGGSAGAARVRKKATRTRPCLDLPEEILEQMFGRLSVGVMSAFHHALQLEPQDKLNLTCPTAARSPTDTKTRLPVNLLSISPWAYRISYDPSRYPRYIPEAYCLCKGCLIGQYGAESNQYRSTPVYAPSVILKRAGSCAGGRFSYTEVYVSIAVGCTCVPLLEKERDGQNSNQSLERVEPKARRLVKSRKRV